CTGCTCCAGGGCCTGATGGTCGTCTCCGCCTTCGCCATCGTGGTCGCCAACGTGCTCACCGACATCGCCTACGGCCTCGTCGATCCGCGGGTCTCCGCCCAATGAGCGCGAGTGCCGCCTCCGCCGCCCCGAGCGCCTGGCGCCGGGCCACCCGCTCGCCGGGCCTGGTGATCGGTACCGCGACGGTGATCGCCGTCGTGGCGCTGGCGATCCTGGCGCCCTGGATCGCGCCCTACGATCCCAACGAGCAGGACCCCGTCGCCGCCCTGATGGGACCGTCGGCCGAGCACTGGTTCGGCACCGACTTCTTCGGCCGCGACGTGCTCTCGCGGGTGATCTGGGGCGCGCGGATCTCGCTCTCGGTCGGCTTCCTCGCCACCGCGATCGGCGTCGTCGTCGGCACGGTGATCGGGGTGGTGGCCGGCTATTACGGCGGCTGGATCGACCGCTTCATCACCGCCGCCACCGACGTGATGCTCAGTTTCCCGCAGCTCATCATGGGGCTGATGCTGGTGGCGGTGCTGGGGCCGAGCCTCGGCAACCTGATCCTCGCCATCGCGGTCACGGCGGTGCCGGCCTTCATCCGCATCGCCCGGGGCTCGACGCTCGCCATGCGCCAGCGCGACTTCGTCGATGCCTGCCGGGCGCTCGGCTACTCGGACCTGCGCATCATGTTCGGGCACATCCTGCCCAACATCCTCGACGAGGTGGTGGTGCTGGCATCCCTCTGGCTCGCCACCGCGATCCGCACCGAATCGACGCTGGCCTTCATCGGGCTGGGCGTGCCGCCGCCGACCGCCACCTGGGGCAGCATCGTGCGCGAGGGCTTCGACAACCTCCTCGACGCGCCCTGGCTGTCGATCTTCCCGAGCCTGGCGATCCTGGCGGTCATGATCGGCCTCAACCTGATCGGCGACGGCCTGCGCGATGCCACCGACCCGCGGGGGGCGCCATGAACGCCACGGATCTTCTGAAGGTCGAGGGGCTGACGACCCAGATCCGCGTCGGGGGCACCTGGTACGACGCGGTGCGCGAGGTGTCGTTCTCGGTCGCCGGGGGCGAGACCCTGGCCCTCGTCGGCGAATCCGGCTGCGGCAAGAGCCTCACCGCCCTCTCGGTGATGGGATTGCTGGCGCAGAGCGTCGGCCGCGTCGCCTCGGGCTCGATCGTGGTCGACGGCACCGACATGCGCGCCGCCACGGAGAGCCAGCGCGAGGCGATGCGCGGCGACCGCCTGGCGATGATCTTCCAGGAGCCGATGACCTCGCTCAACCCGGTCCTGACGATCGGCTTCCAGATCGCCGAGGCGCTGCGG
The sequence above is drawn from the Methylobacterium terrae genome and encodes:
- a CDS encoding ABC transporter permease, with protein sequence MSASAASAAPSAWRRATRSPGLVIGTATVIAVVALAILAPWIAPYDPNEQDPVAALMGPSAEHWFGTDFFGRDVLSRVIWGARISLSVGFLATAIGVVVGTVIGVVAGYYGGWIDRFITAATDVMLSFPQLIMGLMLVAVLGPSLGNLILAIAVTAVPAFIRIARGSTLAMRQRDFVDACRALGYSDLRIMFGHILPNILDEVVVLASLWLATAIRTESTLAFIGLGVPPPTATWGSIVREGFDNLLDAPWLSIFPSLAILAVMIGLNLIGDGLRDATDPRGAP